In a genomic window of Anaerolineales bacterium:
- the ftsZ gene encoding cell division protein FtsZ, whose translation MASVQRSEAFARIKVIGVGGGGQNAVNRMIAEDLKGIEFVAVNTDAQALLLSNAPTRVRIGEKVTKGLGAGGDPKIGQKAAEESADELYEIIKGSDMVFITGGMGGGTGTGAAPIVAQIAKEVGTLAIGVVTKPFTFEGNRRAHTAEEGIAKLKEYVNTLIVIPNDRLLQLTEKRASLQDSFRIADDVLRQGVQGISELITIPGLINVDFADVRAIMQEGGAALMAVGRASGEDRARKAAEQAISSQLLDITIDGARGVIFNVTGGNNLSLFEVSEAAAIIKETAHPDVNLIFGAVIDPSLTDELRITVIATGFEKPAVTRKLDRILARPAPMKASQMTLPNSAIPPAAVPAPRRINTAIPMEVAVRPGVPAYSGMADGGEDHDLPAFLRLKGNRS comes from the coding sequence ATGGCATCGGTACAAAGGTCGGAGGCGTTTGCAAGAATCAAGGTGATCGGCGTGGGAGGCGGCGGGCAGAACGCCGTCAACCGGATGATCGCCGAGGATCTCAAGGGAATCGAGTTCGTGGCGGTCAACACCGACGCCCAGGCGCTGCTGCTTTCGAACGCGCCCACCCGCGTTCGGATCGGCGAAAAGGTCACCAAAGGCCTCGGCGCGGGCGGCGATCCAAAGATAGGCCAGAAGGCCGCCGAGGAATCCGCGGACGAGCTCTACGAGATCATCAAGGGCTCGGACATGGTCTTCATCACCGGCGGGATGGGCGGCGGGACGGGAACCGGCGCGGCGCCGATCGTGGCCCAGATCGCCAAGGAAGTCGGGACTCTGGCCATCGGGGTGGTCACCAAGCCGTTCACGTTCGAAGGCAACCGCCGGGCCCACACGGCCGAGGAGGGGATCGCCAAGCTCAAGGAGTACGTCAACACGCTGATCGTGATCCCCAACGACCGCCTGCTGCAACTGACCGAAAAGCGGGCCAGCCTGCAGGATTCGTTCCGCATCGCCGACGACGTCCTGCGCCAGGGCGTGCAGGGGATCTCCGAGCTGATCACCATCCCCGGCCTGATCAACGTCGACTTCGCCGACGTGCGGGCGATCATGCAGGAAGGCGGCGCGGCGCTGATGGCCGTAGGCCGCGCCTCGGGCGAGGACCGGGCGCGCAAGGCGGCCGAGCAGGCGATCTCCAGCCAGCTGCTCGACATCACCATCGACGGCGCGCGCGGCGTGATCTTCAACGTCACCGGCGGGAACAACCTCAGCCTATTCGAGGTCAGCGAGGCGGCGGCGATCATCAAGGAGACGGCCCATCCCGACGTCAACCTGATCTTCGGCGCGGTGATCGATCCGAGCCTGACCGACGAACTGCGGATCACGGTGATCGCGACCGGATTCGAGAAGCCCGCGGTGACCCGCAAGCTCGACCGCATCCTGGCCCGGCCGGCGCCGATGAAGGCTTCGCAGATGACCCTGCCGAACTCGGCCATCCCGCCGGCCGCCGTACCCGCGCCGCGGAGGATCAACACCGCGATCCCGATGGAAGTGGCGGTGCGCCCGGGCGTCCCGGCTTATTCCGGAATGGCCGACGGCGGGGAGGATCACGACCTTCCGGCGTTCCTGCGCCTGAAGGGCAACCGCTCCTAA